A single window of Butyricicoccus intestinisimiae DNA harbors:
- a CDS encoding anthranilate synthase component II — protein MYLMIDNYDSFVYNLKAYFEELGRNIRVKRCDELTLADIEHMELEGIILSPGPKRPQDAALCMQVVQRFGGKIPILGVCLGHQVLGICAGAHVEKGAVPMHGQVTKLYHHGTGLFAGLPSCFDVTRYHSLVIRKETLPADYQIDAYSDDGEIMAISHKTLPIYGVQFHPEAVMTQYGKDILRTFCQIAERRPARCAS, from the coding sequence ATGTATTTGATGATTGATAACTATGATTCGTTTGTATATAATCTAAAAGCCTATTTTGAAGAACTGGGCAGAAATATTCGTGTCAAACGCTGCGATGAGCTGACCCTTGCCGATATCGAGCACATGGAGCTGGAAGGAATCATTCTCTCCCCGGGGCCAAAACGCCCGCAGGATGCCGCGCTGTGTATGCAAGTCGTTCAGAGATTTGGCGGGAAAATTCCGATTCTCGGTGTGTGTCTGGGGCATCAGGTGCTCGGCATCTGCGCGGGTGCCCATGTAGAGAAAGGCGCTGTTCCCATGCACGGGCAAGTGACCAAATTATATCATCACGGCACCGGATTATTTGCCGGACTTCCCTCCTGTTTTGATGTCACGCGCTATCATTCCTTGGTTATTCGGAAAGAGACGCTTCCGGCAGACTATCAAATAGATGCCTATTCCGATGACGGTGAAATTATGGCGATTTCCCATAAAACACTGCCGATTTACGGCGTACAGTTTCATCCGGAGGCTGTCATGACGCAATATGGAAAAGATATTTTGCGAACATTTTGTCAGATTGCAGAGAGGAGACCCGCCAGATGCGCATCATAA
- a CDS encoding aminotransferase class I/II-fold pyridoxal phosphate-dependent enzyme: MNGNHFTRDQSRAPIHEALENFRQMRVVPFDVPGHKRGRGNPELTEFLGQQCVGVDVNSMKPLDNLCHPVSVIREAEELAADAFGAAHAFLMVGGTTSSVQSMILTACKRGDEIILPRNVHRSVLNAMVLCGAIPVYVNPEVDQRLGISLGMRREQVAKAIAEHPNAVAVLVNNPTYYGICSDLRAIVKMAHEAGMLCLADEAHGTHFYFGGGLPVSAMAAGADMASVSMHKSGGSLTQSSLLLIGPNVHAGYVRQIINLTQTTSGSYLLMSSLDISRRNLALRGRKVFHQVADMAEYAREEINAIGGYYAFGKELVNGNSIFDFDTTKLSVHTLDIGLAGIEVYDILRDEYDIQIEFGDIGNILAYLSIGDRAQEVERLVSALAEIRRRFQTDGTGLLSQEYIDPQVVTSPQEAFYAEKCSLPLRETEGRVCSEFVMCYPPGIPIVAPGERITPEILDYIEYAKTKGCNVTGPEDPDIQYLNVLA, from the coding sequence ATGAACGGAAATCATTTTACGCGCGACCAAAGCCGTGCGCCAATCCATGAAGCACTGGAAAATTTTCGCCAGATGCGCGTGGTTCCCTTTGATGTGCCAGGCCACAAACGCGGCCGCGGCAATCCGGAATTGACGGAATTTTTGGGACAACAGTGCGTCGGCGTGGATGTCAACAGCATGAAGCCACTAGACAATCTGTGCCATCCAGTCTCCGTCATTCGAGAAGCGGAAGAGCTGGCGGCGGATGCCTTTGGCGCGGCGCATGCGTTCTTGATGGTCGGCGGAACGACCAGCTCTGTGCAAAGCATGATTTTGACTGCCTGCAAGCGCGGCGATGAGATTATTCTGCCGCGAAATGTGCATCGCAGTGTGCTCAATGCGATGGTTCTGTGCGGTGCAATTCCCGTTTATGTCAATCCGGAAGTGGATCAGCGATTGGGCATTTCCCTCGGCATGCGCCGCGAACAGGTCGCAAAGGCGATTGCGGAGCATCCGAATGCCGTGGCCGTTTTGGTCAATAATCCGACATATTACGGCATTTGCAGCGATTTGCGCGCGATTGTTAAAATGGCACATGAAGCTGGTATGCTATGTCTGGCAGATGAAGCGCATGGCACGCATTTCTATTTCGGTGGCGGGCTGCCAGTCTCTGCGATGGCGGCGGGTGCAGATATGGCATCGGTTTCCATGCACAAGAGCGGCGGCAGTTTGACACAGTCCAGCCTGCTTCTGATCGGTCCCAATGTACATGCGGGATATGTGCGCCAGATTATTAACCTGACGCAGACGACCTCCGGCAGTTATCTGCTCATGTCCAGCTTGGATATTTCCCGCCGGAATCTTGCTCTGCGCGGCAGAAAAGTTTTTCATCAGGTTGCAGATATGGCAGAATACGCACGGGAAGAAATCAATGCCATTGGCGGATATTATGCGTTCGGCAAGGAGCTTGTCAACGGAAATTCGATTTTTGACTTTGATACGACAAAGCTCAGCGTTCATACGCTGGATATCGGTCTTGCCGGCATTGAAGTATACGATATTTTGCGCGATGAATATGATATCCAAATTGAATTTGGTGACATTGGCAATATTCTGGCATATCTGTCTATCGGTGACCGCGCACAGGAAGTGGAGCGTCTGGTCAGTGCTTTGGCAGAAATCCGCCGTCGCTTCCAGACAGATGGCACAGGCTTGCTCAGTCAGGAATACATTGATCCGCAGGTTGTGACCAGCCCGCAGGAAGCGTTTTATGCGGAAAAATGCAGTCTGCCGCTGCGCGAAACGGAAGGTCGTGTGTGCAGTGAATTTGTCATGTGCTATCCGCCAGGCATTCCGATTGTTGCACCGGGCGAACGCATCACGCCGGAAATTTTGGATTATATCGAATATGCCAAAACAAAGGGATGCAATGTGACCGGACCGGAAGATCCAGATATTCAGTATTTGAATGTTCTTGCGTAA
- the speE gene encoding polyamine aminopropyltransferase: MEMWFSEFHTPDVKHSIRVNRQLYSKQSEYQRIDIFETPEFGRVLTLDGNVMLTERDEFIYDEMITHVPMAVHQEAKDILVIGAGDGGVVRELTRYDRVKHIDLVEMDPAVVEACRAYLPENACRMDDRRVHIHFGNALKFIRRCEERYDLIIVDSSDPFGPSEGLFTREFYGNCYNALKKDGIMVNQQGSPFYAEDAHAMQRSHKRIASTFPISRVYQAHIPTFAAGYWLFGFASKKYHPVDDLDAESWNALNMRTRYYTTRLHKGAFYLPAFLEEMLEEVEE, from the coding sequence ATGGAAATGTGGTTTTCTGAATTTCACACACCGGATGTGAAGCACAGCATCCGTGTCAATCGCCAGCTATATTCTAAGCAGAGCGAATATCAGCGCATTGATATTTTTGAAACACCGGAATTTGGCCGTGTTTTGACGCTGGACGGCAACGTCATGCTGACAGAACGTGATGAGTTTATCTATGACGAGATGATCACTCATGTGCCGATGGCTGTTCATCAAGAAGCAAAAGACATCTTGGTCATCGGTGCCGGAGACGGCGGCGTTGTACGAGAGCTGACGCGGTATGACCGCGTCAAGCACATTGATCTGGTGGAAATGGATCCGGCGGTTGTCGAGGCCTGCCGCGCGTATCTGCCGGAGAACGCCTGCCGTATGGATGACCGCCGCGTGCACATCCATTTTGGCAATGCACTGAAGTTCATTCGTCGTTGTGAAGAAAGATACGATTTGATTATTGTAGATTCTTCCGACCCGTTTGGCCCGTCTGAGGGATTGTTTACCCGCGAATTTTACGGAAACTGCTACAATGCGTTGAAGAAAGACGGCATTATGGTCAATCAGCAGGGAAGCCCGTTTTATGCAGAGGATGCCCATGCCATGCAGCGCAGTCACAAGCGCATTGCAAGCACTTTCCCGATCAGCCGTGTATATCAGGCGCACATTCCGACGTTTGCCGCCGGATACTGGCTGTTTGGCTTTGCCAGCAAAAAGTATCATCCTGTGGATGATTTGGACGCAGAGTCTTGGAACGCACTGAATATGCGCACGCGTTATTATACGACCAGACTGCACAAGGGTGCGTTTTATCTTCCGGCTTTTCTGGAAGAAATGCTGGAAGAAGTGGAGGAGTAA
- the speB gene encoding agmatinase: protein MQRNVENFIGCESSYEDAKIVLFGAPFDSTTSFRPGARFGPAAMRHESFGLETYSPYQDKDLEDLAVFDSGDLELCFGSSEMALADIEARAREIVSDGKFPLLLGGEHLVTLGAVRAVLEKYPELHIVHFDAHADLRDDYLGAQLSHACVLRRCHDLIGDGRIHQFCIRSGERAEFRFAAQHTDMHPFSFDGLAELTEQLTCTQVPVYLTIDLDCLDPSAFPGTGTPEAGGVSFLQLLDAIRTITQANIVAADVNELAPMLDTSGVSTATACKVLRELLLALHV from the coding sequence ATGCAGCGCAATGTAGAAAATTTTATTGGCTGTGAAAGCAGCTATGAAGACGCAAAAATTGTTTTATTCGGCGCGCCGTTTGATTCTACCACGAGTTTTCGACCCGGCGCACGATTCGGGCCGGCTGCTATGCGGCACGAAAGCTTTGGCTTGGAGACATACAGCCCTTATCAGGATAAAGATCTGGAAGATCTTGCCGTATTTGACAGCGGAGATTTGGAGCTGTGCTTCGGCAGCAGTGAAATGGCACTGGCTGATATTGAAGCGCGTGCACGGGAAATTGTATCAGACGGAAAGTTTCCGCTGCTGTTAGGCGGCGAACATCTGGTCACATTGGGCGCTGTCCGTGCTGTTTTGGAGAAATATCCGGAGCTTCACATCGTACATTTCGATGCTCATGCAGACCTGCGTGATGACTATCTCGGCGCACAGCTCAGCCATGCCTGTGTCCTGCGCCGCTGTCATGATTTGATTGGCGATGGACGCATTCATCAATTTTGCATTCGCAGCGGCGAACGCGCAGAATTCCGTTTTGCAGCGCAGCACACGGACATGCATCCGTTTTCCTTTGACGGCTTAGCGGAGTTGACAGAGCAGCTCACGTGCACGCAGGTACCTGTTTACTTGACGATTGACTTGGACTGCTTAGACCCTTCGGCATTTCCGGGAACCGGAACGCCGGAAGCTGGCGGCGTGAGCTTTTTACAGCTGTTAGATGCCATTCGAACCATCACACAAGCAAACATTGTTGCGGCGGATGTCAACGAGTTGGCACCAATGCTGGACACCAGTGGTGTATCCACGGCGACAGCCTGCAAAGTTCTTCGAGAACTGCTGTTAGCCCTGCACGTATAA
- a CDS encoding saccharopine dehydrogenase family protein, translated as MSRVLVIGCGGVASVAIQKCCQVSDVFTELCIASRTKSKCDALAEKLAGKTKTIVTTAQVDADDVQQVIDLIRAYKPDLVMNIALPYQDLTIMDACLACGVNYMDTANYEPEDTDDPEWRAIYEKRCEEEGFSAYFDYSWQWAYRKKFEDAGLTALLGCGFDPGVTQAYCAYAAKHEFDQIDTIDILDCNGGDHGYAFATNFNPEINLREVSAPGSYWENGHWVEIPAMSIKREYTFDQVGDKDMYLLHHEEIESLAKTIPGVKRIRFFMTFGQSYLDHMRCLEDVGMLSTTPISFNGQEIVPIQFLKALLPDPASLGPRTKGKTNIGCIFTGTKDGKEKTYYIYNICDHQSCYQEVGSQAISYTTGVPAMCGALMMLTGKWEKPGVYTVEEFDPDPFLDALDQYGLPRSESHTPALVD; from the coding sequence ATGAGTAGAGTTCTCGTAATCGGCTGCGGCGGCGTAGCCAGTGTTGCAATCCAGAAGTGCTGTCAGGTCAGCGATGTATTTACCGAGCTGTGCATTGCCAGCCGTACCAAGTCCAAGTGTGATGCACTGGCAGAGAAATTGGCAGGCAAGACCAAGACCATCGTGACAACCGCACAGGTTGACGCAGATGATGTACAGCAGGTCATTGATCTGATTCGTGCGTACAAGCCGGACTTGGTTATGAATATTGCACTGCCGTATCAGGATTTGACCATTATGGATGCTTGCTTGGCTTGCGGCGTCAACTATATGGACACGGCAAACTATGAGCCGGAGGACACCGATGATCCGGAATGGCGTGCAATTTATGAAAAGCGCTGTGAAGAAGAAGGATTTTCGGCATACTTTGATTACTCTTGGCAGTGGGCATATCGAAAGAAATTTGAGGATGCCGGCTTGACTGCACTGCTCGGCTGCGGCTTTGATCCGGGCGTGACGCAGGCGTATTGCGCATACGCTGCAAAGCACGAATTTGACCAGATTGACACCATTGATATTCTCGACTGTAACGGCGGCGATCACGGCTACGCTTTTGCAACCAACTTCAATCCGGAAATCAATCTGCGCGAAGTCAGCGCACCGGGCAGCTACTGGGAGAACGGCCACTGGGTTGAGATTCCGGCCATGAGCATCAAGCGGGAATACACCTTCGATCAGGTCGGTGACAAGGACATGTATTTGCTGCATCACGAAGAAATTGAGTCGCTGGCAAAGACCATTCCGGGTGTCAAGCGCATTCGCTTCTTTATGACATTCGGTCAGAGCTATCTGGATCACATGCGCTGCTTGGAGGATGTCGGTATGCTGTCCACCACGCCGATTTCCTTCAACGGTCAGGAAATTGTTCCGATTCAGTTCCTCAAGGCACTGCTTCCGGATCCGGCAAGTCTCGGTCCGCGCACCAAGGGCAAGACCAACATCGGCTGTATCTTTACCGGCACCAAGGACGGCAAAGAAAAGACCTATTACATCTACAATATTTGTGATCATCAGTCCTGCTATCAGGAAGTTGGAAGTCAGGCCATCAGCTACACCACCGGTGTTCCGGCTATGTGCGGCGCACTGATGATGCTGACCGGCAAATGGGAGAAGCCGGGTGTTTACACGGTAGAAGAATTTGATCCGGATCCGTTCCTTGATGCACTGGATCAGTACGGTCTGCCGCGCAGCGAAAGCCATACACCGGCATTGGTAGACTGA
- the nspC gene encoding carboxynorspermidine decarboxylase — protein MQETRDLRAPFAPIDGTIPAELRALPTPCYVLDESALIHNAQILGELAQRTGCRVLLAQKAFSNYDCYPFFEPYLAGTEASGLYEARLGAEEMPNKEVHVFCAGYREDEFAELLTYADHIVFNSPSQLKRFGEMAKRAGKSIGLRINPEYSTQEGHAIYDPCAPGSRMGTTRAQFDIAVSQCPALLDLLDGLHFHTLCEQNSDDLETTLTAVEKTFGDILPRMKWVNFGGGHHITKSEYDIERLERCIRYAQKQWDVTVYLEPGEAWALNAGYLLTHVLDTMQNGETQIAILDASAACHMPDVLEMPYRPPLLGAGEPKELPYTVRLGGPTCLSGDVVGEYSFQHPLKTGDLLAFGDMAIYTTCKNNTFNGMPLPNIYLRKADGTCEQLTDFGYSDFKERLGRR, from the coding sequence ATGCAGGAAACCAGAGATCTTCGCGCACCATTCGCGCCAATTGACGGCACAATACCGGCAGAGCTTCGCGCTCTGCCGACACCGTGCTATGTACTGGATGAATCAGCCCTGATACACAATGCGCAAATATTGGGAGAGCTGGCACAGCGCACCGGATGCCGCGTATTATTGGCACAGAAGGCGTTTAGCAATTACGATTGTTATCCATTCTTTGAGCCGTATCTTGCGGGAACAGAGGCGAGCGGATTATATGAAGCGCGATTGGGTGCAGAAGAAATGCCGAACAAAGAAGTGCATGTATTCTGTGCCGGATACCGTGAGGATGAATTCGCAGAGCTATTGACATATGCCGATCACATTGTGTTTAATTCTCCTTCCCAATTGAAGCGGTTTGGAGAAATGGCAAAGCGAGCAGGAAAAAGCATCGGTTTGCGCATCAATCCGGAATATTCCACGCAAGAGGGACATGCTATTTACGATCCGTGTGCTCCGGGCAGCCGCATGGGCACAACGCGTGCGCAGTTTGACATTGCGGTAAGCCAATGCCCTGCGCTACTGGACTTGCTAGATGGCCTGCATTTTCACACGCTGTGCGAACAGAATTCCGATGATTTGGAAACAACATTGACAGCGGTTGAAAAAACCTTCGGAGACATTCTGCCGCGCATGAAGTGGGTGAATTTCGGCGGCGGTCATCATATCACAAAATCAGAATACGACATAGAACGTCTGGAACGATGCATCCGATATGCACAGAAGCAGTGGGATGTGACGGTTTATCTGGAGCCCGGAGAAGCATGGGCGTTAAATGCCGGATATTTGCTGACGCACGTTTTGGATACGATGCAAAATGGAGAAACCCAGATTGCAATTTTAGATGCCAGCGCGGCGTGTCACATGCCGGATGTGCTGGAAATGCCATATCGCCCGCCGCTGTTAGGCGCAGGCGAACCGAAAGAATTGCCCTATACCGTTCGTCTTGGCGGCCCGACCTGTCTTTCAGGAGATGTTGTTGGCGAATATAGCTTCCAGCACCCATTGAAAACAGGGGATTTGCTGGCATTCGGAGACATGGCAATTTATACGACCTGCAAAAACAATACGTTCAATGGAATGCCGCTTCCCAACATTTATCTGCGAAAGGCAGACGGCACGTGTGAGCAGTTGACCGATTTTGGGTACTCTGACTTTAAGGAACGATTGGGAAGAAGATAA
- a CDS encoding TetR/AcrR family transcriptional regulator: MAEGTKERILRIALELFAQNGYLGTSMNDIAGRLGFTKAALYKHYAGKQEILDKIVERMNKMDYERAEAYEMPETEPDGFAEAYMHTPIQKIRTYSFAQFDHWTKEPFSSNFRKMLTLEQYRDPKLAQLHHDYLAGGPLEYMAAIFRKLTDSDADAMQLALEFYGPMYLLYSVYDGAEEKESVSSLLAIHIDRFIAKVESDYRNRKRTT, translated from the coding sequence ATGGCAGAGGGTACAAAGGAACGAATTTTGAGAATAGCGCTGGAGCTGTTTGCGCAGAACGGCTATCTGGGGACGTCTATGAATGATATTGCAGGGCGGTTGGGATTTACGAAAGCCGCCTTATATAAGCACTATGCCGGCAAACAAGAAATCTTAGATAAGATCGTGGAGCGGATGAACAAGATGGACTATGAGCGTGCCGAGGCGTATGAAATGCCGGAAACGGAACCGGACGGCTTTGCGGAAGCTTATATGCATACACCAATTCAGAAAATTCGCACATACAGCTTTGCTCAGTTTGACCATTGGACAAAGGAGCCGTTTTCTTCTAATTTCCGTAAAATGCTGACACTGGAGCAATACCGTGATCCAAAGCTCGCGCAGCTTCACCACGATTATCTGGCGGGCGGTCCGCTGGAGTACATGGCGGCTATCTTCCGTAAGCTGACAGATTCTGATGCGGACGCTATGCAGCTGGCGTTGGAATTCTATGGGCCAATGTATCTTTTATACAGTGTCTACGACGGTGCAGAGGAAAAAGAATCTGTTTCTTCTCTGCTGGCGATACATATTGATCGCTTTATTGCCAAGGTTGAATCTGATTACAGAAACAGGAAAAGAACAACATGA
- a CDS encoding PF20097 family protein yields the protein MMCPKCGKEMRKGYLFSSKDGAFSFASEVPSALENAKNVDGFVKLTGLKVGGRTSVKACCCDACRTIIIQY from the coding sequence ATGATGTGTCCGAAATGCGGGAAAGAAATGAGAAAAGGCTACCTGTTCAGCAGCAAGGATGGCGCGTTCAGCTTTGCAAGCGAAGTGCCGAGTGCATTGGAAAATGCAAAAAACGTGGATGGCTTTGTAAAACTCACCGGATTGAAGGTTGGCGGCCGCACCAGCGTGAAAGCCTGCTGCTGTGATGCGTGCAGAACGATCATCATTCAGTATTGA
- a CDS encoding GNAT family N-acetyltransferase, whose protein sequence is MSEKNRIIRLETKDDYRVVENLTRESFWNVYRPGCMEHYVLHCYRDDPAFVPELDFVMELNGELIGQVIYVRSEIDCDDGRTLPIMTFGPIGIAPAYKRQGYGKQLLDYSMEKAKEIGAGALAIIGNIDFYGKSGFVPAKNKGVRYVNDSEADYFLIKELKPGFLDGISGTYKDPDGYFVCERNPEGFEQFEATFPAKEKQKLPGQLC, encoded by the coding sequence ATGTCAGAAAAGAATCGTATCATTCGTCTGGAAACGAAAGACGATTACAGAGTCGTCGAAAATCTAACCCGTGAGTCATTCTGGAATGTTTATCGGCCTGGCTGTATGGAGCACTATGTACTGCACTGTTATCGAGATGATCCGGCATTTGTGCCGGAGCTGGACTTCGTGATGGAACTGAATGGTGAACTGATCGGGCAGGTTATCTATGTGCGGTCGGAGATCGATTGTGACGACGGGCGAACCCTACCGATTATGACCTTCGGCCCCATTGGCATCGCACCCGCATACAAACGGCAAGGCTATGGAAAGCAGCTGCTCGATTATTCCATGGAAAAAGCTAAGGAAATAGGTGCAGGGGCACTTGCCATTATCGGCAATATTGACTTTTACGGCAAGTCTGGCTTTGTTCCGGCAAAAAACAAGGGCGTGCGCTATGTCAACGACTCGGAGGCGGATTATTTTCTTATCAAAGAACTGAAACCCGGATTTTTGGACGGTATCTCCGGCACTTACAAAGACCCCGATGGGTATTTTGTCTGCGAGAGAAACCCAGAGGGGTTTGAACAGTTTGAAGCCACTTTTCCGGCAAAAGAAAAGCAGAAGCTGCCGGGACAGCTGTGTTAA
- a CDS encoding TfoX/Sxy family protein: MASSKEYLHFILEQLSDLNAVSYRSMMGEFILYYRGKIVGGIYDDRLLVKKTRSALKLMPAAICDLPYEGAKEMLLVDEVDSKVFLAKLFEAMYDELPSPKQKRKNNGVQ; this comes from the coding sequence ATGGCATCCAGTAAAGAGTATCTTCATTTCATTTTAGAACAGTTATCCGACTTGAACGCGGTTTCTTACCGGTCGATGATGGGGGAATTTATCCTCTATTATCGCGGTAAAATCGTCGGCGGGATATATGATGACCGATTGCTTGTAAAGAAAACAAGATCCGCTTTGAAACTTATGCCTGCGGCAATTTGCGATCTTCCGTATGAGGGAGCAAAAGAAATGCTTCTGGTGGATGAAGTCGACAGCAAAGTGTTTCTTGCAAAGCTGTTTGAGGCAATGTACGATGAATTGCCCTCACCAAAACAAAAACGAAAGAACAACGGAGTGCAGTAG
- a CDS encoding AAA family ATPase yields the protein MIFKPSPLSRITVDDQELVPDKKSCRKIGPCGVGKKALYLNSFFIDRKYYVPFQAIQRVFKRVAMSQGGFSGKGMFASMAYLVVEFDHGKQKQCNFKHESEVDDLLALLAREQPQIKRVSAQAEQRLAAREAQRAEEERSRPTLSAAAQQEVDELQRAIDYLEQKPELSDQLSKSAKRKRAYQCTSPSYRWAAMAITILGLAALAYGIFSFLHHGTFAIYFTLFGLAAIFTFAGFSVLPTAKNNKKSVLQYDEQAQQHMEAYLSKYPAFPVPVRYAHPIVLKRMQRVIIQGRAQTAQQALEIVKADLKALNADVQVSQEEHDEVVAIKPMFLNAAYE from the coding sequence ATGATCTTCAAGCCTTCTCCACTGAGCAGAATTACCGTGGATGATCAGGAACTGGTGCCGGACAAAAAGTCCTGTCGGAAAATTGGTCCGTGCGGTGTCGGCAAAAAGGCACTGTATCTCAATAGTTTTTTCATTGATCGAAAATACTATGTTCCCTTTCAGGCAATCCAGCGCGTATTTAAACGCGTTGCCATGAGTCAGGGCGGCTTTTCCGGAAAGGGCATGTTTGCCAGCATGGCATATCTTGTTGTTGAATTTGATCACGGCAAACAAAAGCAGTGTAATTTCAAACACGAGAGCGAAGTGGATGATTTGTTGGCCTTGCTTGCACGGGAACAGCCGCAAATCAAGAGAGTCAGTGCGCAGGCAGAACAGCGGCTCGCTGCGCGTGAAGCACAGCGAGCTGAAGAAGAACGCTCGCGTCCGACGTTATCCGCTGCCGCTCAACAGGAAGTTGACGAATTACAGCGTGCCATTGACTATCTGGAACAAAAACCGGAGCTGAGCGATCAGCTGAGCAAATCCGCAAAACGCAAGCGCGCCTATCAGTGTACCAGCCCAAGTTATCGCTGGGCAGCGATGGCAATTACCATTTTGGGACTCGCTGCGCTGGCATACGGCATTTTTTCCTTCCTACATCACGGCACGTTTGCCATTTATTTTACACTGTTTGGTTTGGCTGCTATTTTTACTTTTGCAGGCTTCAGTGTACTACCCACTGCAAAAAACAACAAAAAGTCCGTCTTGCAGTACGATGAGCAGGCGCAGCAGCACATGGAAGCATATTTGAGCAAGTATCCCGCCTTCCCTGTTCCAGTTCGATATGCGCACCCGATTGTATTAAAGCGGATGCAGCGCGTTATCATCCAAGGCCGCGCACAGACAGCGCAACAAGCGTTGGAAATCGTCAAAGCCGACCTCAAAGCACTCAACGCCGATGTGCAGGTATCGCAGGAGGAGCATGACGAAGTGGTTGCCATTAAGCCGATGTTCCTGAACGCCGCGTATGAATAA
- a CDS encoding carbon starvation CstA family protein, which translates to MLSFILCLALLIVGYLTYGKIVDNTFGPDDRETPAVRINDGIDYVVMPQWKLFLVQLLNIAGLGPIFGAMQGALWGPVVFLWITFGTIFAGGVHDYFSGMISERNDGSSVAEVTGKYLGSGMQNVMRVFSVVLLIMVGTVFAVGPAGLIVTLCKNGGLSGVVTTTLFWLIIILVYYFIATFISIDKIIGKIYPIFGLCLIIMAIGVIFGIFTNPDYTIPEIWSHMYNMHPAGTPIWSFMFITVACGAISGFHSTQSPLMARCMKSEKQGHFVFYGAMVAEGIIALIWAAAGCALYKVTGGVSTGLAAALAEGQSAAIYDVCSKTMGGVGIALAMIGVVVCPITSGDTAFRSARLTLSDWFHVDQGSYANRLKLCIPVLGVGAILGIGNAIGAIDYTVIWRYFSWTNQTLAMIVLWAASMYLFTEKKNFWITAVPATFMSAVSCTYFILAPECLGSLINSKTADGVTIYNTAVAYPIGIIFAAVLLIIFLRATKKHSAKASQA; encoded by the coding sequence ATGTTAAGCTTCATTCTTTGTCTGGCTCTCCTGATTGTCGGCTATCTTACATATGGTAAAATTGTCGACAACACCTTCGGTCCGGATGACCGTGAAACTCCTGCTGTACGCATCAACGACGGCATTGACTACGTTGTTATGCCGCAGTGGAAACTCTTTTTGGTTCAGCTGCTGAATATTGCAGGCCTTGGCCCGATCTTCGGCGCGATGCAGGGTGCATTGTGGGGACCTGTTGTATTCTTGTGGATCACATTCGGCACAATCTTTGCCGGTGGTGTTCATGACTACTTCTCAGGCATGATTAGTGAGCGAAATGATGGTAGTTCTGTTGCTGAAGTAACCGGCAAATATTTAGGTTCCGGTATGCAGAACGTGATGCGTGTATTTTCTGTTGTCCTGCTGATTATGGTCGGCACGGTATTTGCCGTAGGTCCTGCCGGTCTGATTGTTACGCTGTGTAAAAACGGCGGTCTATCCGGTGTTGTTACTACAACCTTATTCTGGCTGATTATCATTCTGGTTTACTACTTTATTGCAACCTTTATCTCTATTGATAAGATCATTGGCAAGATTTATCCGATCTTTGGTCTTTGCTTGATTATTATGGCAATCGGCGTAATCTTTGGTATCTTTACCAATCCGGATTATACCATTCCTGAAATTTGGAGCCATATGTACAATATGCATCCGGCCGGCACCCCGATTTGGAGCTTCATGTTCATCACGGTTGCCTGCGGTGCAATTTCCGGCTTCCATTCCACGCAGTCCCCGCTGATGGCTCGCTGCATGAAGAGTGAGAAACAGGGTCACTTTGTATTCTACGGTGCCATGGTCGCTGAAGGCATTATCGCATTGATTTGGGCTGCAGCTGGTTGTGCTCTGTACAAGGTCACCGGCGGCGTAAGCACCGGCCTTGCAGCTGCATTGGCAGAAGGTCAGTCCGCAGCAATCTATGATGTATGCTCCAAGACAATGGGCGGCGTTGGCATTGCCCTCGCAATGATCGGCGTTGTTGTATGCCCGATTACTTCCGGTGATACCGCATTCCGTTCCGCTCGTCTGACGCTGTCTGATTGGTTCCATGTTGATCAGGGTTCTTATGCAAACCGTCTGAAGCTGTGTATTCCGGTTTTGGGTGTTGGCGCAATCCTTGGTATTGGCAACGCAATCGGCGCAATTGATTACACGGTTATCTGGCGTTACTTCAGCTGGACGAACCAGACATTGGCTATGATCGTACTGTGGGCAGCTTCGATGTATCTGTTCACCGAAAAGAAGAATTTCTGGATCACAGCAGTGCCTGCTACATTCATGAGTGCTGTTTCCTGCACCTACTTCATTCTCGCACCGGAGTGCCTCGGCAGCTTGATTAACTCTAAGACAGCTGACGGCGTGACCATCTACAACACAGCTGTTGCTTACCCAATCGGTATTATCTTCGCAGCTGTACTGTTGATTATCTTCCTGCGTGCAACAAAGAAGCACTCTGCGAAAGCATCTCAAGCATAA